A window from Garra rufa chromosome 14, GarRuf1.0, whole genome shotgun sequence encodes these proteins:
- the LOC141285429 gene encoding 26S proteasome non-ATPase regulatory subunit 2-like, with the protein MEETAKKEKKQSEITEEKDKQPAGKDKDKKEEQELSEEDKQLQEELEMLVERLGEKDTSLYRPALEELRRQIRSSTTSMTSVPKPLKFLRPHYAKLKEIYQNMSSGENKHFCADVVSVLAMTMSTERECLKYRLLGSQEELASWGHEYVRHLAGEVAKEWQEIEEGDKAQQEVLLKLVKEIVPYNMAHNAEHEACDLLMEIERLDMLDTYIDENAYAKVCLYLTSCVSYVPEPENSALLKCALNIFRKFNRYPEALRAGADAQ; encoded by the exons ATGGAGGAAACCGcgaaaaaggaaaaaaagcagTCCGAAATCACAGAGGAGAAGGACAAACAGCCCGCGGGGAAGGATAAGGACAAGAAAGAGGAGCAGGAGCTG tCAGAGGAAGATAAACAGCTTCAGGAGGAGTTGGAGATGCTCGTGGAAAGACTTGGT GAGAAGGACACGTCTCTGTACCGTCCTGCTCTGGAAGAACTGCGTCGTCAGATTCGCTCCTCCACGACCTCCATGACGTCGGTGCCTAAACCGCTCAAGTTCCTGCGACCCCATTACGCCAAACTCAAGGAGATCTACCAGAACATGTCGTCCGGAGAGAACAAG CATTTCTGTGCTGATGTGGTGTCTGTTCTGGCCATGACCATGAGCACAGAGCGAGAGTGTCTCAAATACCGTCTGCTGGGCTCACAAGAGGAGCTCGCATCATGGGGCCATGAATACGTCAG GCATCTTGCAGGAGAGGTCGCAAAGGAATGGCAGGAGATCGAGGAAGGCGATAAAGCTCAACAGGAAGTCCTGCTAAAGCTGGTCAAAGAGATCGTCCCCTATAACATGGCCCACAATGCCGAGCACGAGGCCTGCGACCTCCTGATGGAAATCGAGCGGCTCGACATGCTGGACACGTACATCGATGAAAACGCCTATGCCAAAGTCTGCCTCTACCTGACCAG CTGTGTGAGTTACGTCCCCGAACCGGAGAACTCTGCCCTGCTGAAATGCGCTCTCAACATCTTCCGGAAGTTTAACCGTTACCCAGAAGCCCTGAGGGCTGGCGCTGATGCTCAATGA